The Mugil cephalus isolate CIBA_MC_2020 chromosome 11, CIBA_Mcephalus_1.1, whole genome shotgun sequence genome includes a window with the following:
- the lin28aa gene encoding protein lin-28 homolog A isoform X2 produces the protein MAEGVCKTEEDEGPSTEEDSQPFRGDGVCKWFNVRMGFGFLSMTNREGVPLDEPVDVFVHQSKLHMEGFRSLKEGEAVEFTFKKSSKGLESQRVTGPGGIHCVGSERRPKGKKVQKRRSKGDRCYNCGGLDHHAKECKLPPQPKKCHFCQSIDHMVASCPIKAQQSSPGSQGKSSSLKGDEEEHSHLAPPPETSD, from the exons ATGGCAGAAG GAGTTTGTAAGACCGAGGAGGATGAGGGACCGAGCACCGAGGAGGATTCGCAGCCTTTCCGCGGGGACGGCGTGTGTAAGTGGTTCAACGTCCGCATGGGCTTCGGGTTCCTGTCCATGACCAACCGAGAAGGAGTGCCACTGGACGAACCGGTCGACGTATTCGTCCATCAG AGCAAGTTGCACATGGAAGGCTTTCGCAGCCTGAAGGAGGGCGAAGCGGTTGAGTTTACCTTCAAGAAGTCGTCCAAAGGCCTGGAGTCACAGCGAGTTACGGGACCAGGCGGCATCCACTGTGTGGGCAGCGAGCGCAGACCCAAAGGCAAGAAGGTCCAGAAGCGGCGTTCAAAGGGAGACAG ATGCTACAACTGCGGAGGCCTGGACCACCATGCGAAAGAGTGCAAGTTACCACCCCAGCCCAAGAAGTGCCACTTCTGCCAAAGCATCGACCACATGGTTGCCAGCTGCCCAATCAAAGCACAACAGTCCTCACCGGGTTCTCAGGGAAAATCTTCCTCCTTgaaaggagacgaggaggagcaCAGCCACTTGGCACCACCTCCTGAGACCTCCGATTAA
- the lin28aa gene encoding protein lin-28 homolog A isoform X1, with amino-acid sequence MGSVSNQEFPGVCKTEEDEGPSTEEDSQPFRGDGVCKWFNVRMGFGFLSMTNREGVPLDEPVDVFVHQSKLHMEGFRSLKEGEAVEFTFKKSSKGLESQRVTGPGGIHCVGSERRPKGKKVQKRRSKGDRCYNCGGLDHHAKECKLPPQPKKCHFCQSIDHMVASCPIKAQQSSPGSQGKSSSLKGDEEEHSHLAPPPETSD; translated from the exons ATGGGTTCCGTCTCCAACCAGGAGTTCCCAG GAGTTTGTAAGACCGAGGAGGATGAGGGACCGAGCACCGAGGAGGATTCGCAGCCTTTCCGCGGGGACGGCGTGTGTAAGTGGTTCAACGTCCGCATGGGCTTCGGGTTCCTGTCCATGACCAACCGAGAAGGAGTGCCACTGGACGAACCGGTCGACGTATTCGTCCATCAG AGCAAGTTGCACATGGAAGGCTTTCGCAGCCTGAAGGAGGGCGAAGCGGTTGAGTTTACCTTCAAGAAGTCGTCCAAAGGCCTGGAGTCACAGCGAGTTACGGGACCAGGCGGCATCCACTGTGTGGGCAGCGAGCGCAGACCCAAAGGCAAGAAGGTCCAGAAGCGGCGTTCAAAGGGAGACAG ATGCTACAACTGCGGAGGCCTGGACCACCATGCGAAAGAGTGCAAGTTACCACCCCAGCCCAAGAAGTGCCACTTCTGCCAAAGCATCGACCACATGGTTGCCAGCTGCCCAATCAAAGCACAACAGTCCTCACCGGGTTCTCAGGGAAAATCTTCCTCCTTgaaaggagacgaggaggagcaCAGCCACTTGGCACCACCTCCTGAGACCTCCGATTAA
- the mecr gene encoding enoyl-[acyl-carrier-protein] reductase, mitochondrial isoform X2 — protein sequence MWLSLHAACLRCQRVCRRSFAASLFKCSRLSDANVSHFSHSAGRPAPTCKALLYRHHGDPSRVVQLEDIDLPPIGAKDVMVKVLAAPINPADINMIQGTYAILPDLPAVGGNEGVAQVVEVGSQVKSLKAGDWVIQRDAGLGTWRTAAVLSEDNLISLPNDIPLLSAATLAVNPCTAFRMLSDFEDLKPGDTVIQNSANSGVGQAVIQIAAARGINTINVIRDRPEFTQLCNRLKAIGATHVIKEEALRRPEIKELFKTCPKPKLALNGVGGKSATELLRHLQVGGSMVTYGGMSKQPVTVPVSALIFKDVKVRGFWVTQWKRNNSHGAFKAMLDELCSLIQKGKLAAPACTEVGFQEYLKALDASMQPFTSAKQVLIMSTD from the exons ATGTGGTTGTCACTTCACGCAGCGTGTTTAAGATGCCAGAGAGTTTGTAGAAGAAGCTTCGCCGCTTCTCTGTTCAAATGTTCAAGACTCAGTGATGCTAACGTCTCccacttcagtcattcagcgGGACGCCCTGCACCAACGTGCAAGGCACTTCTGTACAGACACCATGGAGACCCTTCCCGAGTCGTTCA GTTGGAGGATATAGACCTGCCCCCTATAGGTGCCAAAGATGTCATGGTTAAAGTGCTTGCAGCCCCAATCAACCCAGCTGACATAAACATGATTCAAG gTACTTATGCTATCCTGCCTGATCTCCCAGCTGTTGGTGGAAATGAGGGCGTGGCCCAGGTCGTGGAGGTGGGAAGCCAGGTGAAGTCCCTCAAAGCAGGAGACTGGGTCATCCAAAGAGATGCTGGCCTTG GAACATGGAGAACGGCAGCAGTGCTATCTGAGGACAACCTAATCTCACTGCCCAATGACATTCCCCTGCTGTCTGCTGCCACGCTGGCAGTGAATCCCTGCACTGCCTTTAGGATGCTCTCTGACTTTGAAGATCTCAAGCCAG GTGATACTGTGATCCAGAATTCAGCCAACAGTGGAGTTGGACAGGCTGTCATACAAATTGCTGCTGCAAGAGGAATAAACACTATCAACGTTATCCGAGACAG ACCAGAGTTCACACAGCTCTGCAATAGGCTGAAGGCCATTGGAGCCACTCACGTGATCAAAGAAGAGGCCCTGAGGCGACCTGAAATTAAGGAACTGTTCAAG ACTTGTCCAAAACCTAAACTGGCATTAAATGGAGTTGGTGGCAAGAGTGCAACAGAACTGCTCCGTCATCTACA ggtTGGAGGTTCTATGGTGACATACGGTGGGATGTCAAAACAGCCAGTTACAGTTCCTGTG AGTGCTCTCATTTTCAAGGATGTGAAGGTCCGAGGATTTTGGGTCACACAGTGGAAGAGAAATAACTCGCATG gAGCATTTAAGGCCATGCTGGATGAACTGTGCTCCCTCATCCAGAAGGGAAAGTTGGCCGCCCCTGCCTGCACCGAGGTCGGTTTCCAAGAGTATCTAAAGGCTCTGGATGCATCTATGCAGCCGTTTACTTCGGCTAAACAGGTGCTGATCATGTCAACTGACTGA
- the mecr gene encoding enoyl-[acyl-carrier-protein] reductase, mitochondrial isoform X1, translating to MWLSLHAACLRCQRVCRRSFAASLFKCSRLSDANVSHFSHSAGRPAPTCKALLYRHHGDPSRVVQLEDIDLPPIGAKDVMVKVLAAPINPADINMIQGTYAILPDLPAVGGNEGVAQVVEVGSQVKSLKAGDWVIQRDAGLAGTWRTAAVLSEDNLISLPNDIPLLSAATLAVNPCTAFRMLSDFEDLKPGDTVIQNSANSGVGQAVIQIAAARGINTINVIRDRPEFTQLCNRLKAIGATHVIKEEALRRPEIKELFKTCPKPKLALNGVGGKSATELLRHLQVGGSMVTYGGMSKQPVTVPVSALIFKDVKVRGFWVTQWKRNNSHGAFKAMLDELCSLIQKGKLAAPACTEVGFQEYLKALDASMQPFTSAKQVLIMSTD from the exons ATGTGGTTGTCACTTCACGCAGCGTGTTTAAGATGCCAGAGAGTTTGTAGAAGAAGCTTCGCCGCTTCTCTGTTCAAATGTTCAAGACTCAGTGATGCTAACGTCTCccacttcagtcattcagcgGGACGCCCTGCACCAACGTGCAAGGCACTTCTGTACAGACACCATGGAGACCCTTCCCGAGTCGTTCA GTTGGAGGATATAGACCTGCCCCCTATAGGTGCCAAAGATGTCATGGTTAAAGTGCTTGCAGCCCCAATCAACCCAGCTGACATAAACATGATTCAAG gTACTTATGCTATCCTGCCTGATCTCCCAGCTGTTGGTGGAAATGAGGGCGTGGCCCAGGTCGTGGAGGTGGGAAGCCAGGTGAAGTCCCTCAAAGCAGGAGACTGGGTCATCCAAAGAGATGCTGGCCTTG CAGGAACATGGAGAACGGCAGCAGTGCTATCTGAGGACAACCTAATCTCACTGCCCAATGACATTCCCCTGCTGTCTGCTGCCACGCTGGCAGTGAATCCCTGCACTGCCTTTAGGATGCTCTCTGACTTTGAAGATCTCAAGCCAG GTGATACTGTGATCCAGAATTCAGCCAACAGTGGAGTTGGACAGGCTGTCATACAAATTGCTGCTGCAAGAGGAATAAACACTATCAACGTTATCCGAGACAG ACCAGAGTTCACACAGCTCTGCAATAGGCTGAAGGCCATTGGAGCCACTCACGTGATCAAAGAAGAGGCCCTGAGGCGACCTGAAATTAAGGAACTGTTCAAG ACTTGTCCAAAACCTAAACTGGCATTAAATGGAGTTGGTGGCAAGAGTGCAACAGAACTGCTCCGTCATCTACA ggtTGGAGGTTCTATGGTGACATACGGTGGGATGTCAAAACAGCCAGTTACAGTTCCTGTG AGTGCTCTCATTTTCAAGGATGTGAAGGTCCGAGGATTTTGGGTCACACAGTGGAAGAGAAATAACTCGCATG gAGCATTTAAGGCCATGCTGGATGAACTGTGCTCCCTCATCCAGAAGGGAAAGTTGGCCGCCCCTGCCTGCACCGAGGTCGGTTTCCAAGAGTATCTAAAGGCTCTGGATGCATCTATGCAGCCGTTTACTTCGGCTAAACAGGTGCTGATCATGTCAACTGACTGA
- the smpdl3b gene encoding acid sphingomyelinase-like phosphodiesterase 3b: MSAVWVLLCCLLFKESLALSGNFWHITDLHWDPTYKVSDNPELVCASSGNRPAVSAGKFGDYVCDSPWDLINSSVYAMKNILPNPDFIVWTGDDTPHVPNEDLGEEAVLSIVGNLTHIIKAVFPGTKVYSALGNHDYHPKSQLPAAPNHMYNQIADMWHDWLEPSSKEAFKKGGYYTEKLLNRPGYRMLVLNTNLYYDQNKLTQDLDDPADQFAWSDRVLSEAATNKEKVYIIGHVPPGFFEKKRSKPWFLSKFNRRYIELIEKHHSVIIGQFFGHHHTDSFRMFYSTEGSPISTMFLSPGVTPWKTSLPGVVDGANNPGIRVFEYDTDTLLVKDVVTYYLNLTHANAAKDRWEKEYRLTESFRVPDASPASMHQVLESIASDRCYLQKYYDYNSVSYDLTNCNSECRVDHVCAAREVDFDKYEHCLVKEGAASINGGLLPALSVALTLLWVGL; the protein is encoded by the exons ATGTCCGCTGTCTGGGTGCTCTTATGTTGTCTGCTTTTCAAAGAATCACTTGCGCTGTCAg GGAACTTTTGGCACATCACGGACCTCCATTGGGATCCAACATACAAAGTGAGCGATAATCCTGAGCTGGTGTGCGCATCCAGCGGTAATAGACCTGCAGTCAGTGCGGGTAAATTTGGAGACTATGTTTGTGACTCGCCATGGGACCTCATCAACTCCTCGGTGTATGCAATGAAGAATATTCTACCAAATCCGGACTTCATCGTATGGACGGG AGATGACACACCACATGTACCCAATGAGGATCTGGGAGAAGAGGCAGTGTTGAGTATTGTTGGCAACCTTACTCACATCATAAAGGCTGTGTTTCCAG GCACTAAAGTGTACTCTGCCTTGGGCAACCATGACTACCACCCCAAGAGTCAGCTTCCTGCTGCCCCAAACCACATGTATAACCAAATAGCAGACATGTGGCATGACTGGCTGGAGCCATCTTCCAAAGAAGCATTTAAAAAGG GTGGATATTACACAGAAAAGCTGCTGAATCGACCCGGTTACAGGATGCTGGTGCTTAACACTAATCTCTACTATGACCAGAACAAGCTAACCCAGGACTTGGACGACCCGGCAGACCAGTTTGCATGGTCGGATCGGGTTCTTTCAGAGGCGGCCACCAACAAAGAGAAG GTGTATATAATTGGCCATGTTCCCCCTGGTTTctttgagaagaaaagaagtaagCCATGGTTCTTATCAAAGTTCAACCGGCGATACATAGAGTTAATTGAAAAGCATCATTCTGTCATAATTGGGCAATTCTTCGGCCATCACCACACTGATAGCTTCCGCATGTTCTACAGCACAGAAG GTTCCCCTATTAGTACAATGTTCCTCAGCCCTGGTGTCACCCCATGGAAAACATCACTTCCTGGAGTTGTGGATGGTGCCAACAACCCTGGGATTCGGGTCTTTGAATACGACACAGACACTCTCCTGGTTAAA GATGTGGTGACCTATTATCTGAATCTCACTCACGCTAATGCAGCCAAAGATCGCTGGGAGAAAGAGTATCGTCTGACAGAGAGTTTCAGAGTACCTGACGCCTCTCCTGCATCGATGCATCAAGTCCTGGAGAGCATAGCTAGTGATCGCTGCTACCTACAGAAGTACTATGATTACAACTCTGTCAGCTACGACCTGACAAACTGTAACAGTGAGTGTCGTGTGGACCATGTGTGCGCAGCAAGAGAGGTAGACTTTGACAAGTATGAACACTGTCTGGTAAAAGAAGGGGCAGCTTCCATTAATGGCGGGCTGCTGCCTGCCCTCTCTGTGGCACTAACTTTGCTGTGGGTCGGTCTGTAA
- the rpa2 gene encoding replication protein A 32 kDa subunit, giving the protein MWNQGGYSESSMVGGYTQSPGGFASPALSQGGEKKGRTRATQIIPCTVSQLMSASQADEAFRVGEVEISQVTIVGVIRSTDKSMTNIQYKVDDMTGAPMDVKQWVDTEDPGVDNTVLPPGTYVKVSGNLRSFQNHRSVVAFSIRPLEDMNEITSHMMEVVYAHMMLSKPQTVSGAPGGMSSNIMSLSRPAVGSMGGMGGSYAGANDMANNGLSGNQNQVLSLIRGCPDQQGISIQDLKQRLGGMSMAVIKQAVEFLSNEGHIFSTIDEDHYKSTDNDD; this is encoded by the exons ATGTGGAACCAGG GAGGATACAGTGAGTCTAGTATGGTTGGGGGTTACACTCAATCTCCAGGAGGCTTTGCGTCACCTGCATTGTCccagggaggagagaagaaaggg AGAACTCGCGCCACGCAAATAATCCCCTGCACAGTGTCTCAGTTGATGTCTGCCTCACAGGCTGATGAGGCTTTCAGAGTAGGAGAGGTGGAAATTTCCCAG GTCACCATTGTGGGTGTCATCAGAAGCACAGATAAGTCCATGACCAACATTCAGTACAAGGTCGATGACATGACAGGGGCTCCCATGGACGTGAAGCAGTGGGTGGACACAGAG GACCCTGGTGTGGACAACACTGTCCTGCCCCCTGGAACATATGTCAAAGTCTCTGGAAACCTACGCTCCTTCCAG AACCACAGATCTGTGGTGGCGTTTAGCATCAGGCCACTAGAGGACATGAACGAAATCACCTCGCACATGATGGAGGTCGTCTACGCACACATGATGCTCAGCAAACCCCAGACTGTG TCTGGTGCTCCAGGAGGAATGAGCAGTAACATCATGTCCTTGTCACGGCCGGCTGTGGGAAGTATGGGAGGAATGGGAGGAAGCTACGCGGGTGCCAACGACATGGCTAATAATGGGTTAAGTGGAAATCAGAATCAG GTGTTGAGTCTGATAAGAGGCTGTCCAGACCAGCAGGGCATCAGCATTCAGGACCTGAAGCAGAGACTCGGTGGCATGAGTATGGCCGTCATCAA ACAAGCTGTTGAATTTCTGAGCAACGAAGGCCACATTTTTTCCACCATCGACGAAGACCACTACAAATCAACAGACAACGATGATTAG
- the themis2 gene encoding protein THEMIS2, whose product MQHTEATVMAGTVALPLQEFIASLDNACLPRILQVCSGVYFQGSIYEISGSEVCFSTGDLIKVINTELLSVCCEDISNNEKFELPINHTGLFKVVPEEMPYGTVEEMVSLRPIGLDSCLPFTFTSRSKITLGDFILGTGTALTVLCVEKHEGEEDQVRCHVKGLQEASADVCIPLSSRGEFYECESEECFTLQEIMSSASLRSRRFRFNNASKSQRPLILSPVYQVQAIMNMRKNVLKFPSSLEVDVVDVTDICKDVDFVTPLSLTEVVSQPDESFPAVVEVLEGPESRSVFKSDWMTALSKAEHLILHKKGTSAMILLSSLKSRKAQQYFLVSQQYGGRFRRRPREFNSVYELYVASIQAPGLKVSVTRNCEEIEEEGLPTLSVGEQLEVVTCSRMELPCESSTGQKQSVEALLCQRLQEPDDGDDDDEEDEDDKDRVKVDDEKEEIFLPLYMQGHFLEILRDNKKYKLRDLGKEFSLPLDVKVVSRDGELENDPLVGFPCLRIEGAMLEPTIQASLLHKPDYCFEIPAKWLSMSVSFTKDPVPWPNGQPPKCHINRVTEVTDTFFYEFRKQGSSDEAPPPRPPKRNLSALKPSKKPKSSKKADKSKHRTDKSVPTKTFSDLTLNNKKRPPAPPPPANADDEPSPPILPRKPSGADTTRGKALPNTYVRIEESKKIAPPCDIEADEDSDHDYETVDENLVSMMKTAQENVLFY is encoded by the exons ATGCAGCACACTGAGGCAACAGTGATGGCAGGCACGGTTGCTTTGCCACTTCAAGAATTTATTGCATCGCTGGACAATGCCTGTCTGCCGAGAATTCTGCAGGTTTGCTCTGGAGTGTATTTCCAAG GTTCTATATATGAAATCTCTGGGAGTGAAGTGTGCTTTTCTACCGGGGACCTAATAAAGGTGATTAACACTGAGCTCCTATCAGTTTGCTGTGAAGACATCAGCAACAATGAGAAATTTGAGTTGCCTATCAACCATACAG GGTTATTCAAGGTTGTTCCGGAGGAAATGCCGTATGGTACAGTAGAGGAGATGGTGAGCCTAAGACCCATAGGCCTGGATTCCTGCCTTCCCTTCACTTTCACCAGCCGCTCCAAGATAACCCTTGGTGACTTCATACTGGGGACCGGGACGGCTTTGACTGTGCTCTGCGTTGAGAAGCATGAGGGCGAAGAGGATCAAGTGCGCTGCCACGTTAAAGGACTACAAGAAGCCTCAGCTGACGTGTGCATCCCTCTTTCTTCCCGAGGGGAGTTTTATGAGTGTGAGAGCGAGGAATGCTTCACCCTGCAGGAAATCATGTCCTCGGCGTCCCTGCGTAGCCGAAGGTTTCGCTTCAACAACGCCAGCAAGTCTCAGCGGCCCCTAATCCTCAGCCCAGTATACCAGGTCCAGGCCATCATGAACA TGAGGAAGAATGTGTTGAAGTTCCCATCCAGCTTAGAGGTGGATGTGGTTGATGTCACAGACATTTGTAAAGATGTGGATTTCGTGACACCCCTCAGCCTGACAGAGGTTGTATCGCAGCCTGACGAATCATTTCCTGCAGTAGTGGAGGTACTAGAGGGCCCGGAGTCCCGCTCTGTGTTCAAGAGCGACTGGATGACTGCACTCAGCAAGGCTGAGCACCTGATTTTGCACAAGAAAGGAACCTCGGCCATGATTTTATTATCCAGCTTGAAGAGCCGGAAAGCGCAGCAGTACTTCTTGGTATCTCAGCAATACGGGGGACGATTCCGGAGACGGCCTAGGGAGTTTAATTCCGTGTATGAGCTGTATGTTGCTTCAATCCAGGCACCGGGCCTGAAGGTCAGTGTAACGAGGAACTGTGAGGAGATCGAAGAGGAAGGGCTGCCTACCCTAAGCGTGGGGGAGCAGCTGGAGGTTGTGACCTGCAGCAGGATGGAGTTGCCTTGTGAAAGCAGCACGGGACAGAAGCAGTCCGTTGAGGCTCTTCTGTGTCAACGTCTTCAAGAACCAGACGATGGGGACGacgatgatgaggaggatgaggacgaCAAAGACAGGGTGAAAGTGGACgatgaaaaagaggagatttTTCTGCCCCTGTACATGCAGGGTCACTTCTTGGAAATACTCCGTGATAACAAGAAGTACAAACTCAGGGACTTGGGTAAGGAGTTTAGTTTGCCACTGGATGTTAAAGTGGTGAGCCGTGATGGAGAACTGGAGAACGATCCACTAGTTGGGTTTCCATGTCTCAGAATAGAGGGGGCTATGTTGGAGCCCACCATCCAGGCAAGCCTTTTGCACAAGCCAGACTATTGTTTTGAGATCCCGGCTAAGTGGCTCTCTATGTCCGTCTCTTTTACTAAAGACCCCGTGCCATGGCCCAATGGTCAACCCCCAAAGTGCCACATAAACAGGGTGACCGAGGTGACAGACACATTCTTTTATGAATTTCGCAAACAGGGCAGCTCGGACGAAGCTCCTCCACCTCGCCCACCAAAGCGAAATCTGTCAGCTTTGAAACCTTCCAAAAAGCCTAAATCTTCAAAGAAAGCAGACAAATCCAAACATCGCACGGACAAAAGTGTTCCAACCAAGACTTTCAGTGATTTGACTTTAAATAACAAGAAAAGACcaccagcccccccaccccct GCTAACGCGGATGACGAACCCTCACCGCCAATCCTTCCCCGAAAGCCCTCCGGGGCTGACACAACCAGGGGCAAGGCTCTGCCGAACACTTACGTACGAATTGAGGAGTCTAAGAAAATAG CACCCCCGTGTGACATTGAAGCTGATGAGGACAGTGACCACGATTATGAAACTGTGGATGAGAATTTGGTGTCAATGATGAAGACAGCACAAGAGAATGTTTtgttctattaa